A genomic window from Silene latifolia isolate original U9 population chromosome Y, ASM4854445v1, whole genome shotgun sequence includes:
- the LOC141630515 gene encoding uncharacterized protein LOC141630515, which produces MPGLSPKVAMHRLAVKKGVSPKKQPQRRFRSDLIPEIEKEVNKLIETGFIREVTYPTWIAIIVPVRKKNGQLRVCVDFWDLNDAFPKDDFSLPVTEFMIDATTRHEDFFFMDCTAGYNQILIAPEDQEATAFRTPKGIFCYKVRPFGLKNAGATYQRAMQRIFDDILHKTIKFYVDDVVVKSKKREDHINDLRTIFERLGIEVNQSKIKAIQEMLEPKNLKELRGLQGRLAYIRSIKKYLSSAPVLGAPVPGKPLILYIAAQERSLGALYAQENEYKKERAFYYLSRTLVGAELNYSPIEKICLALVFAIQKLRHYMQDDLIGKEIFYVDVLPPWQMYFDGAATRDGAGTGVVFLSPEGHMLPYSFVLTEMCSNNVAEYQALILGLQMAIEIGVKDLDIYGDSLLVANQVLDKFKVKKDDLIPYHQYVIQLLNKFDYVHIGHVPRSAKKMADALANLTATLALGAEEVTSIPVCNRWVVLLLEGGEITESSNMISVYQVDNDDWRQPIIDFLEHQKLPDDPRHKVEIHRHAPRFIYYKGTLYKRSFLGQWPRCLGETEASEATYEAHLGVCGTYQSNPKLHDRVKRMGYYWPTMVQDCMYFAKKCDACQFNENFIHQPPEPLHPTILSWPFEMWGLDVIGPTTPKASNSHEFILAATDYFSIWQKLAVYAK; this is translated from the exons ATGCCAGGATTAAGTCCTAAAGTCGCAATGCATCGTTTGGCAGTTAAGAAAGGTGTAAGTCCTAAGAAGCAGCCTCAACGACGTTTCAGGTCAGACTTGATTCCTGAGATTGAGAAAGAAGTCAACAAACTCATTGAAACTGGTTTCATTCGAGAGGTAACATACCCAACATGGATTGCTATCATTGTGCCAGTGAGAAAGAAAAATGGCCAGTTACGCGTGTGTGTGGATTTTTGGGATCTCAATGATGCTTTCCCAAAAGACGATTTTTCTTTGCCAGTCACAGAGTTCATGATTGATGCAACGACCAGACATGAAGATTTTTTCTTCATGGATTGCACGGCAGGATATAATCAAATTCTTATAGCACCTGAGGATCAAGAGGCTACTGCGTTTCGTACTCCAAAGGGGATCTTTTGCTACAAAGTTAGGCCATTTGGTCTCAAGAATGCAGGAGCAACATATCAACGTGCTATGCAAAGGATATTTGATGACATATTACACAAGACAATTAAGTTCTATGTTGATGATGTTGTGGTTAAGTCgaagaaaagagaagaccatATCAACGACCTTCGTACCATCTTTGAAAGATT AGGAATTGAAGTTAATCAATCAAAGATCAAGGCCATTCAAGAAATGCTAGAACCTAAAAATTTGAAGGAGCTTCGTGGTCTACAAGGTCGCTTGGCTTACATTCGCAG TATAAAAAAGTACTTGTCATCTGCACCTGTGTTGGGGGCACCAGTTCCAGGAAAGCCTCTTATCCTCTACATCGCTGCACAAGAACGTTCACTGGGGGCATTATATGCTCAAGAGAATGAATATAAGAAGGAGAGGGCGTTCTATTACCTAAGTCGAACTTTGGTTGGAGCTGAATTGAATTACTCTCCAATCGAGAAAATATGCTTGGCTTTGGTCTTCGCAATTCAAAAACTAAGGCACTACATGCAG GATGATCTTATTGGTAAGGAGATATTCTATGTGGATGTGCTTCCACCATGGCAAATGTATTTTGATGGTGCAGCAACACGTGATGGAGCCGGAACTGGTGTTGTATTCTTGTCTCCTGAAGGTCATATGTTGCCTTACTCCTTTGTGCTCACTGAAATGTGCTCAAACAATGTGGCCGAGTATCAAGCTCTAATCTTAGGACTTCAAATGGCGATTGAAATAGGGGTCAAAGATTTAGACATCTATGGAGATTCCTTGTTGGTAGCGAACCAAGTCCTTGATAAATTCAAAGTTAAGAAGGATGATCTCATTCCCTACCATCAATATGTGATCCAGTTACTTAACAAGTTTGATTATGTTCATATTGGACATGTGCCAAGGAGTGCCAAGAAGATGGCTGACGCGCTTGCTAATCTTACAGCTACTTTGGCACTGGGCGCAGAGGAAGTCACGTCAATTCCAGTTTGCAACCGTTGGGTGGTACTGCTGCTAGAAGGAGGAGAAATTACAGAGTCATCTAACATGATTAGTGTCTACCAAGTCGATAATGATGATTGGCGGCAACCTATCATCGATTTCTTGGAACATCAAAAGCTTCCTGATGACCCTAGACATAAAGTAGAGATTCATCGCCATGCTCCAAGGTTCATATATTATAAGGGAACACTTTACAAACGATCGTTCCTCGGGCAATGGCCGAGATGTCTTGGTGAAACTGAAGCTTCTGAGGCCACGTACGAAGCTCATTTGGGTGTTTGTGGCACTTACCAATCCAATCCAAAGCTTCATGATCGTGTGAAAAGGATGGGATACTATTGGCCAACTATGGTGCAAGATTGCATGTACTTTGCGAAGAAGTGTGATGCTTGTCAGTTCAATGAAAATTTCATACATCAACCTCCAGAGCCCTTGCATCCTACTATTTTGTCATGGCCCTTTGAAATGTGGGGACTAGATGTTATAGGACCCACCACTCCAAAAGCATCAAATAGCCATGAATTCATCCTCGCTGCAACAGATTATTTCTCAATTTGGCAGAAGTTGGCAGTGTACGCGAAGTAA
- the LOC141630516 gene encoding uncharacterized protein LOC141630516, which yields MTSLGEKFKFKQYKSSIYNAPTNGLVEAFNNTLCNLLRKGVVKSKRDWHERIGEALCAYRTTYKTPTQATPYALVYGVEAVLPLELQIQFLRVAIQEELTSDDNDKLRLEELEALDEKRL from the coding sequence ATGACAAGCCTTGGAGAAAAGTTCAAATTTAAACAATACAAGTCTTCTATATACAATGCTCCTACAAATGGCTTAGTTGAAGCTTTTAATAACACACTATGCAATTTGTTGAGGAAAGGGGTGGTGAAGTCAAAGCGTGATTGGCATGAGAGAATCGGTGAGGCATTATGCGCCTATCGTACTACATACAAGACACCCACTCAAGCGACCCCGTATGCGTTGGTGTATGGAGTTGAAGCCGTGTTGCCATTAGAgcttcaaattcaatttttaagAGTTGCCATTCAGGAAGAGCTTACAAGTGATGACAATGACAAACTGCgcttggaagagttggaagctcTAGATGAGAAAAGGTTGTAA